In Phyllobacterium zundukense, one DNA window encodes the following:
- a CDS encoding glutathione S-transferase family protein → MEPVLFYGVPHGCSFGSIVALEWLGQPYRLSRIDMLAKTKSNIYGRVNSQQQTPTLLLEDGQPLSESFAILQNIAARDLSRKLGFAQGTEAHDRLNQMLAYLHTSFHSAFASAWTAFKLKDGDPAIEILRELAREKAAEGYAYLQRHMKGREWLVGDSKTIADAYLIGIARWGEDLQLFDLKREYPEFYRYLQKLEADRAVMFAHAIEDGQPAATSGQFLGHVDLAEIEPRLAA, encoded by the coding sequence ATGGAACCTGTACTGTTTTATGGCGTGCCGCATGGCTGCTCTTTCGGATCGATCGTTGCACTGGAATGGCTGGGACAGCCCTATCGCCTGAGCCGGATCGACATGCTGGCAAAGACGAAGAGCAATATTTATGGGCGCGTCAACAGCCAGCAGCAGACGCCGACCCTGCTTCTGGAGGACGGCCAGCCGCTCAGCGAAAGCTTCGCCATCCTGCAAAACATCGCGGCACGCGACCTGAGCCGCAAACTTGGGTTTGCCCAGGGAACGGAAGCCCACGACAGGCTCAACCAGATGCTTGCCTATCTGCATACGAGTTTTCACTCGGCCTTTGCGTCTGCCTGGACAGCGTTCAAGTTGAAGGATGGTGATCCGGCGATCGAAATATTGCGTGAATTGGCGCGAGAAAAGGCCGCCGAAGGGTACGCCTACCTGCAAAGGCATATGAAGGGTCGCGAGTGGCTTGTCGGCGACAGCAAGACAATCGCCGATGCCTATCTCATCGGCATTGCACGCTGGGGCGAAGACCTGCAGCTTTTCGATCTGAAGCGCGAATATCCAGAGTTTTATCGCTACCTGCAGAAGCTCGAGGCAGACAGGGCTGTGATGTTTGCCCACGCCATCGAGGATGGTCAGCCAGCCGCCACAAGCGGCCAGTTCCTCGGCCATGTGGATCTCGCCGAGATCGAGCCACGTCTCGCCGCATAG
- a CDS encoding cation diffusion facilitator family transporter yields MSHSHEGHDHAPKITSDNQRKVLIAFFITFAFMIVEVIGGLLSGSLALIADAGHMVTDAAALALAYAAFHFGKRAADERRTFGYLRFEVIAGLMNAIALFAILVWITIEAIDRFRNPGEVLAGPMLIVATIGLIVNVAVFWILTRGDSEHVNIKGAVLHVLGDLLGSVGTIIAAIVIYYTGWTPIDPILSVFVCLLILRSAWALLRNSMHILLEGAPANASPEEIEQHLQTTIPGIANVRHVHVWMITSGRALATLHVLPQADADPRLLVKAVQAELAKKFDIEHSTIAIDWPDMATDDCCLGTNSNGEHEHSHDHGDHDHSDHDHGVHAHNHEGHKH; encoded by the coding sequence ATGTCGCATTCGCATGAAGGTCACGATCACGCGCCGAAGATCACGTCGGACAACCAGCGCAAGGTGTTGATCGCCTTCTTCATTACCTTTGCCTTCATGATCGTCGAGGTCATCGGCGGACTTCTGTCAGGTTCGCTCGCGCTGATTGCCGATGCCGGGCACATGGTAACCGATGCGGCTGCCCTGGCCCTTGCCTACGCTGCCTTCCATTTTGGCAAGCGGGCGGCCGACGAGCGGCGCACCTTCGGTTATTTGCGGTTTGAAGTCATCGCCGGACTGATGAATGCGATCGCGCTCTTTGCCATACTTGTCTGGATCACCATCGAAGCCATCGATCGTTTCCGCAATCCGGGCGAAGTTCTGGCCGGTCCCATGCTCATCGTGGCGACCATCGGATTGATCGTCAACGTAGCGGTGTTCTGGATCCTGACGCGAGGCGATAGCGAGCATGTCAACATCAAGGGCGCCGTGCTGCATGTTCTGGGCGACCTGCTCGGTTCGGTTGGCACGATCATAGCCGCGATCGTCATCTACTACACCGGCTGGACGCCCATCGATCCGATCCTGTCGGTGTTCGTTTGCCTGCTGATCCTGCGCAGTGCCTGGGCTCTTCTGCGAAATTCGATGCACATCCTTCTCGAAGGCGCACCGGCAAATGCTTCGCCGGAAGAAATTGAACAGCATTTGCAGACGACCATTCCTGGCATCGCCAATGTGCGGCATGTACACGTCTGGATGATCACGTCAGGCAGGGCGCTCGCCACATTGCATGTGCTGCCACAGGCCGATGCCGACCCCCGTCTTCTGGTTAAGGCGGTCCAGGCCGAACTTGCGAAAAAATTCGACATCGAGCATTCGACGATCGCCATCGATTGGCCCGATATGGCCACTGACGACTGCTGTCTTGGTACGAACTCCAACGGCGAGCATGAGCACAGCCACGACCACGGGGACCATGATCACAGCGACCACGATCACGGTGTTCACGCCCACAATCACGAGGGCCACAAGCATTGA